In one window of Poriferisphaera corsica DNA:
- the rlmN gene encoding 23S rRNA (adenine(2503)-C(2))-methyltransferase RlmN gives MSQQIHFFDLTDKELAETFQSFGLSKFRAKQILDWVYAKGVIDPNQMTNLSVKDRELVKNKLEFLQGVAVKHQVATDGTQKLLIDWALSGNSLSVLNNQEGGSESQTECVMIPAVSGVGSHRKTACISSQVGCPVGCSFCASGIGGLDANLTTGQIVQQVWQLAQLDQVGRISNVVFMGMGEPLSNFNAVTKALRIINAPWGLGVSARKITVSTVGLPAQIKRLAQFDLPITLAISLHAPNDEIRKELIPWAEYVTIEQLKDAANTYFEQSGREVTLEYILIGGVNDQREHAKELSVLARSMRCNINLIRYNEVDGMPYQRPLNDDVLLFQAILQKAGLNVHIRASRGRDISAACGQLRHEHSK, from the coding sequence ATGAGTCAGCAAATACATTTTTTCGATCTAACGGATAAAGAATTAGCAGAGACTTTCCAGAGCTTTGGCCTGTCAAAGTTTCGTGCAAAGCAAATATTGGATTGGGTTTATGCGAAGGGTGTTATTGACCCAAATCAAATGACTAATTTATCTGTTAAGGATCGTGAACTTGTTAAGAATAAACTTGAATTCTTGCAAGGGGTGGCTGTTAAACATCAAGTCGCGACTGATGGGACACAAAAATTACTGATCGATTGGGCGCTCTCGGGCAATTCCTTGAGTGTGCTGAATAATCAAGAAGGTGGCTCCGAATCGCAAACAGAATGCGTCATGATCCCAGCAGTGTCTGGAGTCGGATCACACAGAAAGACGGCATGTATTTCCAGCCAAGTGGGTTGTCCCGTTGGCTGTTCATTTTGTGCCTCTGGTATTGGTGGACTTGACGCAAATCTGACTACTGGGCAAATTGTCCAGCAGGTTTGGCAATTGGCTCAGCTCGATCAGGTTGGCCGTATAAGCAATGTTGTGTTCATGGGGATGGGTGAGCCTCTATCTAACTTTAATGCGGTTACAAAGGCGTTGCGGATTATTAATGCCCCGTGGGGCCTTGGGGTCAGCGCCCGAAAAATCACTGTAAGCACTGTTGGCTTGCCAGCCCAAATTAAGAGATTGGCTCAGTTTGATCTACCAATCACACTCGCGATCAGTTTGCATGCTCCCAATGATGAGATCCGAAAAGAGCTCATACCTTGGGCTGAGTATGTCACGATCGAGCAGCTCAAAGACGCTGCGAACACTTATTTCGAGCAATCAGGCCGTGAAGTTACGCTTGAGTATATTTTGATTGGTGGTGTGAACGATCAGCGTGAGCACGCCAAGGAATTATCTGTTTTAGCCCGCAGTATGCGATGTAACATTAACCTGATTCGCTATAACGAAGTGGATGGGATGCCATACCAGCGTCCATTAAATGATGATGTCTTACTGTTTCAAGCAATTCTACAGAAAGCTGGGCTTAACGTTCACATCAGGGCTAGCCGCGGTCGGGATATATCCGCAGCATGCGGGCAATTGCGGCACGAGCACAGCAAGTAA
- the polA gene encoding DNA polymerase I: MTAEKNKKRTLYLIDGHAQIFRAYYAIQNGMTSPVTGEATGATFAFTNMLFKFFEGSQPEHVVMAIDMPGKTFRDDLFGEYKANRKSPPEDFAEQVPRILEVTEKFGIQVIGVEGFEADDVIATIVQKTLDDSSLEDVEIKIVSRDKDLEQLLHKRVSMYDIHKDETITIDDLMAKKGIKPEQVVELQTLTGDSVDNIPGVEGIGPKTGIALVQQYGTVENLVAHLDELKGKRKEKIEAAKEMLPVYRELVTLKRDMSLEEYAWEGTTPKAIETEELRKIFMDLGFKRHINDLNKLSGKEIVTEPVKKKKPVKSSGRFGGTLFDMVDDVEEVQQATRTPGMTYTEDYAYRAVVTSDELNEVIEELKKAGRFSIDTETVGLGHRTKICGICLSWKVGEGVYVPILSPESNGHLNEATVLNALRDVLTDEKILKFGHNIKYDYLVLRYAGVKMEGVAFDSMIAAWLMEQPGLGMDDLSYAILNHEAMPISDLIDTKASRGKKKTSDKPSTMDLVPLEQITRYAAEDADLTLRLCEHFENELKEHDLIGLADDLEMPLIEVLAEMEFNGIRVDPEELDRQCEKLRKKVDELRITILDLCGCDFNVDSPKQLGDVLFNQLGFPVIRKTKTGVSTSAEVLEKLVGHEKSPEGKEALPGMIIEYRQMTKLVNTYLIALKDAIDPESKRIHASFNQTGTSTGRLSSSNPNLQNIPIRTEMGREIRKAFKAEDGSVLVSADYSQIELRVLAHLSGDENLVTAFKDGADIHAAVASQVYGVDVHEVSSEQRSHAKTINFGIIYGITPYGLARRIESLDNDGAKQLINDYKRKFPGIDSFLQQCVEEAETDGYVKTIMGRQRSIGHLDSKNPQTRALGERLAINSVVQGSAADLIKIAMVNLQRRIERESLPMKLLLQIHDELVIECAAEDEKAMASILKKEMETAIELHVPLRVDVGSGPDWYDAK, from the coding sequence ATGACAGCAGAGAAGAACAAGAAACGTACGTTGTATTTGATTGATGGTCATGCGCAGATTTTCCGTGCGTACTATGCGATTCAGAATGGGATGACGAGCCCTGTAACTGGGGAAGCGACAGGTGCGACGTTTGCGTTTACGAACATGCTGTTCAAATTTTTTGAGGGTAGTCAGCCTGAACATGTGGTGATGGCAATTGATATGCCAGGGAAGACATTTCGTGATGATTTGTTTGGAGAGTACAAGGCGAATCGCAAGTCGCCACCAGAGGATTTTGCGGAGCAGGTGCCGCGTATACTTGAGGTGACGGAAAAATTTGGAATCCAGGTGATCGGTGTTGAAGGTTTTGAAGCGGATGATGTGATTGCAACGATTGTTCAGAAGACACTTGATGATTCGTCGCTTGAGGATGTAGAGATCAAGATTGTGTCGCGGGATAAAGACCTTGAGCAGTTGCTTCATAAGCGTGTGAGTATGTATGACATCCATAAGGATGAGACGATTACGATTGATGATTTGATGGCTAAGAAGGGGATCAAGCCCGAGCAAGTGGTGGAGTTGCAAACATTGACCGGTGATAGTGTAGATAATATTCCGGGTGTTGAGGGGATTGGGCCTAAAACCGGGATTGCATTGGTACAGCAGTATGGAACGGTTGAAAATCTTGTGGCACATCTTGATGAATTGAAGGGTAAGCGGAAAGAGAAGATTGAGGCTGCAAAAGAAATGCTCCCTGTATATCGAGAGTTAGTGACATTGAAGCGTGATATGTCATTGGAAGAGTATGCATGGGAAGGAACAACACCGAAAGCGATCGAGACGGAAGAACTACGAAAAATATTCATGGATTTGGGATTTAAGCGGCATATAAACGACTTAAATAAGCTGAGTGGAAAAGAAATTGTGACGGAGCCGGTCAAAAAGAAAAAGCCAGTGAAATCAAGTGGCAGGTTTGGTGGCACATTATTTGATATGGTTGATGACGTAGAGGAGGTTCAGCAAGCAACACGGACGCCGGGGATGACGTACACAGAAGATTATGCCTATCGTGCTGTCGTGACGAGTGACGAATTAAATGAGGTGATCGAGGAACTGAAGAAGGCTGGCCGGTTTAGTATTGATACTGAAACGGTGGGGCTCGGGCATCGCACAAAAATATGTGGGATCTGCTTGAGTTGGAAGGTTGGTGAAGGGGTTTATGTTCCGATTCTATCGCCTGAATCCAATGGACATTTGAATGAAGCAACGGTACTGAATGCACTTCGAGATGTGTTAACGGATGAGAAAATTCTGAAGTTTGGACACAATATTAAGTATGACTATCTGGTGCTTAGATATGCGGGGGTAAAGATGGAAGGGGTGGCTTTTGATTCGATGATTGCGGCATGGTTGATGGAGCAGCCAGGATTAGGGATGGATGATTTGTCGTATGCGATCTTGAATCATGAGGCGATGCCGATCAGCGATTTGATTGATACGAAAGCAAGTCGGGGAAAGAAAAAGACGAGTGATAAGCCGAGTACGATGGATCTGGTGCCACTAGAGCAAATTACGCGCTATGCTGCAGAGGACGCTGATTTGACTTTGCGGTTGTGTGAGCATTTTGAGAACGAGCTGAAAGAGCATGATTTGATAGGGCTGGCAGATGACCTAGAGATGCCGTTGATTGAAGTGCTTGCAGAGATGGAATTTAATGGGATTCGTGTTGATCCAGAAGAACTTGATCGGCAGTGTGAGAAGTTACGTAAAAAAGTTGATGAGCTACGGATTACGATTTTAGATTTATGTGGGTGTGATTTTAATGTGGATTCGCCGAAACAGTTGGGGGATGTGTTGTTCAATCAACTTGGGTTCCCGGTAATCCGTAAAACTAAGACGGGAGTATCCACGAGTGCGGAGGTGCTTGAGAAACTGGTTGGTCATGAAAAGTCGCCTGAGGGTAAAGAAGCGTTACCTGGCATGATTATTGAATATCGGCAGATGACGAAGTTAGTGAATACATACTTGATTGCACTCAAGGACGCGATTGATCCTGAAAGTAAGCGGATTCATGCTTCGTTTAACCAAACAGGTACATCGACGGGACGACTATCTTCAAGTAATCCTAACTTGCAGAATATTCCTATCCGTACAGAGATGGGGCGTGAGATACGCAAAGCATTTAAGGCTGAGGATGGTAGCGTATTGGTGAGTGCGGATTACTCGCAGATTGAGCTGCGGGTTTTGGCTCATCTCAGTGGCGATGAAAATCTAGTAACCGCGTTTAAAGACGGAGCTGATATTCATGCAGCGGTCGCATCACAAGTCTATGGGGTTGACGTGCACGAGGTGAGTAGCGAGCAGCGTAGTCATGCAAAAACGATTAATTTTGGGATTATCTATGGCATAACGCCGTATGGTTTGGCGAGGCGAATTGAATCTCTTGATAATGATGGCGCAAAGCAGTTGATTAATGATTATAAGCGTAAGTTTCCTGGCATTGATTCTTTTTTGCAGCAATGCGTTGAAGAGGCAGAAACGGATGGGTATGTAAAGACGATCATGGGACGTCAGCGTTCAATTGGACATCTTGATTCGAAAAACCCACAAACCCGTGCATTGGGTGAGAGGCTTGCGATTAATTCAGTGGTTCAAGGGTCGGCCGCGGATTTGATTAAAATTGCGATGGTGAATTTGCAAAGACGGATTGAGCGAGAATCGCTACCCATGAAGTTACTGCTACAGATTCATGACGAACTGGTGATTGAATGCGCAGCAGAAGATGAGAAGGCTATGGCGAGTATTCTGAAAAAAGAGATGGAGACAGCGATCGAGTTGCACGTCCCGTTGCGTGTAGATGTAGGATCTGGACCAGATTGGTATGATGCTAAATAG
- a CDS encoding efflux RND transporter permease subunit, with translation MKISDCAIEKPRLVILAAVIMCLVGLVAAISLPKERTPRVKLPVILVAIPNPGGSPATNESQIVRRIEEEVGTLSDLRDEGSVMSQAVNGAALVQFVFDDGVDVKEAKRDVESMINRIKGEFPEDAQTDPGPLVSDIAFEDWPIIQVFIAGGDSAKQRRRIADQLQRHIEEVSGISAVDIFGGLEDEIIINVDPNRMTLYGFSYGQIALAVSSSNIDSPTGDITIATGNDARVRAKTKIESLEAIETIPLGTRDGKPILLHDVAHVEFGNKDPDSIARYGGDDAVVLLARAKTDVNVLGAADRIQEIVDRFVADGKSENTTVGTVRSQAREIRYMISQLGMSAVYGTILVIIILWIMLGYRNAFLIGIAVPFAILASGAFMWLAKRTIMPDISINNMTLFALILVIGMVVDGCIIVGENIFRHRELGESPVDAAKRGINEVGPSLIGAYLTTFAAFGPMFVVRGVMGDFMSLLPTTVMFALLAAMLVDHFLLPVMSMYVMKVPKRKLQKSFSEMNPENLTPAQIEIRSANTFVQDSRIRQIYGNMIQYAIHHRFTVLILSILMSITPVILFRIGAIKFEFFPKADVPIVQVYFELPLGSSMEQKTTEVAASIESAILKAVHPDEWYLPSGASNRVKPVTTIGEPGALNINLDNDNSAGPEFGMVYVELELAENRDRSASEIRKAIADELPIIPGVKTRVSVPEEGPPTGSPVLIRLLGNSDTPLESLAEKAAEIEVFLRSLPGTYDVSNDYRMRPELVVEPNRATASLYDVNAAQIASAVNFAFEGVRVSDVDFGGDEEIDIRIRNNPNMRDEFRDLNNLPIRTETGRIVTLSQVADIDHQYNANVIRHYDQQRVINIRSHLDDDVIPDDIKKKLIEYLRTDLSLSEQRQLLNDRSTNIIQSSSALTIRFGGENKIRDDALEDLTIALIIAFGAMLIILTVKFNSFIQPLIILFSVPLSLVGVSIGLMICGFYFSISAMIGVVALSGIVVNDAIVLVDFINRLKKAGLSSEQACIRAGQLRIRPIFLTTVTTIGGLIPLALNISGGGEFWQPLTISIMFGLGFATLLQLFIIPLSYYTFISETNASLLDPLTNKTLSNPLNSDSS, from the coding sequence ATGAAAATCAGCGATTGCGCGATTGAAAAACCTCGTCTTGTAATCTTGGCTGCCGTAATTATGTGCTTGGTGGGATTGGTTGCGGCAATATCTCTCCCTAAAGAGAGAACGCCTCGTGTTAAGCTACCCGTCATTCTTGTTGCTATACCCAATCCGGGCGGTTCACCGGCCACGAATGAATCGCAAATAGTAAGACGAATCGAAGAAGAAGTCGGGACACTTAGCGACTTGCGAGATGAAGGCTCGGTCATGTCTCAAGCAGTAAATGGCGCAGCACTCGTTCAGTTTGTTTTCGATGATGGTGTAGACGTCAAAGAAGCTAAACGTGACGTCGAGAGCATGATCAATAGAATCAAAGGCGAATTTCCAGAGGATGCTCAAACAGATCCAGGGCCATTAGTTTCTGATATCGCTTTTGAAGATTGGCCAATAATCCAAGTTTTCATTGCTGGGGGCGATTCCGCAAAGCAACGTCGACGTATAGCAGATCAATTGCAGAGACATATCGAGGAAGTTTCTGGCATTTCAGCAGTTGACATATTCGGTGGTCTAGAAGATGAGATCATCATTAATGTCGATCCAAACCGTATGACCTTGTATGGTTTTAGTTATGGCCAAATTGCATTAGCGGTTTCATCGTCAAATATCGACTCTCCAACCGGAGACATAACAATTGCAACGGGCAATGACGCACGTGTTCGAGCTAAAACTAAAATTGAATCACTTGAAGCAATTGAAACAATTCCTCTTGGAACTAGAGATGGGAAGCCAATTCTTCTACATGATGTTGCGCATGTTGAATTTGGCAACAAAGACCCTGACAGCATCGCACGTTATGGCGGTGATGATGCTGTCGTATTGCTTGCCCGAGCGAAAACTGATGTAAATGTTTTAGGAGCAGCGGATCGTATTCAAGAGATCGTTGATCGTTTTGTAGCTGATGGTAAAAGCGAAAATACTACGGTTGGTACTGTTCGATCACAAGCTCGCGAGATTCGCTACATGATCTCTCAACTTGGCATGTCTGCGGTGTATGGCACGATTCTCGTCATTATCATCCTGTGGATCATGCTCGGTTACAGAAACGCCTTTCTAATTGGTATTGCTGTACCTTTTGCTATTTTAGCATCGGGCGCCTTTATGTGGCTTGCAAAACGCACCATCATGCCGGACATATCAATTAATAATATGACTCTCTTTGCTTTGATTTTAGTCATTGGTATGGTTGTTGACGGTTGTATTATTGTTGGCGAGAACATTTTCCGTCACCGTGAATTAGGCGAATCGCCTGTAGATGCCGCAAAACGAGGTATTAACGAAGTTGGGCCATCATTAATTGGTGCCTATTTAACAACTTTTGCTGCTTTTGGCCCAATGTTTGTAGTGAGAGGCGTGATGGGCGATTTCATGTCCTTACTACCAACAACTGTTATGTTTGCCCTCTTAGCGGCCATGCTCGTTGACCATTTCCTGCTGCCGGTCATGAGCATGTATGTTATGAAAGTACCAAAACGTAAATTACAAAAATCATTTTCTGAAATGAATCCGGAAAATCTAACACCTGCTCAAATTGAAATTCGCTCAGCCAATACATTTGTTCAAGACAGTCGTATCCGTCAAATTTATGGCAATATGATTCAGTATGCCATTCACCATCGATTCACAGTATTAATCCTGTCCATACTCATGTCGATTACACCCGTCATTTTGTTTCGTATTGGCGCGATAAAGTTTGAATTCTTTCCAAAGGCAGACGTGCCAATAGTCCAAGTATATTTTGAGCTACCTTTAGGTTCCTCTATGGAACAAAAAACTACAGAAGTCGCTGCGAGTATTGAATCAGCAATTTTGAAAGCTGTCCATCCAGATGAATGGTATCTTCCAAGTGGAGCCTCGAATCGCGTTAAACCAGTCACAACGATTGGCGAACCCGGGGCATTAAACATTAATCTAGACAACGATAATAGTGCAGGCCCTGAATTTGGGATGGTTTATGTCGAACTCGAGTTAGCTGAAAATCGTGATCGCTCTGCAAGTGAAATTCGAAAAGCCATTGCGGATGAACTGCCAATTATACCTGGTGTTAAAACGCGTGTTAGCGTTCCAGAAGAAGGCCCACCAACAGGTTCACCTGTTCTAATTCGCTTACTTGGAAATAGCGATACGCCGCTGGAGTCACTTGCCGAAAAGGCCGCTGAAATAGAAGTATTCCTCCGGTCTTTGCCCGGAACATACGATGTCTCCAATGATTATCGCATGCGTCCCGAGCTCGTCGTTGAACCAAATCGAGCAACTGCATCACTCTATGATGTTAATGCAGCTCAGATCGCATCAGCAGTTAATTTTGCATTCGAAGGCGTTCGCGTAAGTGATGTTGATTTCGGTGGCGATGAGGAAATTGACATACGTATACGTAATAATCCAAACATGCGGGATGAATTTCGTGACCTTAACAATTTACCGATCCGCACCGAAACCGGTCGTATTGTCACACTTTCACAAGTTGCTGATATCGACCACCAGTATAATGCCAATGTTATCCGGCACTACGATCAGCAACGTGTCATTAATATACGCAGTCACCTAGATGACGATGTCATACCAGACGACATCAAAAAGAAGCTCATTGAATATTTACGCACAGATCTTTCATTATCTGAACAGCGTCAGCTTCTGAATGATCGAAGCACGAATATTATCCAATCTTCATCGGCGCTGACCATTAGATTTGGCGGCGAGAACAAGATTCGAGATGACGCTTTAGAAGATTTGACAATCGCTCTCATCATTGCTTTTGGCGCGATGCTCATTATCCTGACTGTAAAATTTAATTCCTTTATTCAGCCACTCATCATACTTTTTTCTGTTCCACTCTCACTTGTAGGCGTATCAATTGGCCTCATGATCTGCGGGTTCTATTTTTCAATATCTGCTATGATCGGCGTTGTCGCACTTTCTGGTATTGTCGTCAACGATGCGATCGTCCTTGTGGATTTCATTAATCGTCTTAAAAAAGCTGGTTTATCCTCTGAACAAGCATGTATTAGAGCAGGGCAGTTACGTATTCGCCCAATCTTCTTGACCACCGTCACGACCATAGGCGGCCTTATCCCACTCGCACTTAATATCTCTGGCGGCGGTGAATTCTGGCAACCTCTCACGATCTCCATCATGTTTGGTCTAGGTTTCGCGACACTCCTCCAACTGTTCATAATCCCGCTCTCATATTACACTTTTATAAGCGAAACCAATGCCAGCCTCCTCGACCCACTCACCAACAAGACGCTCTCGAACCCTCTAAACTCTGATTCGTCATGA
- a CDS encoding type II asparaginase encodes MHYIKSHAQAAFMTALSFAIVLSVVYVYAQDSVESQTRYEQPDPKPDLPNITIIATGGTIAGVGESNTSATYQPGQLGIVTLIEAVPQIKNVANISGIQFSQISSQNMTDDYLIKLTHQVNELLSHSDIDGVVITHGTDTLEETAYFLNLAVDSDKPIIVVGSMRPATSLSADGPLNLYNAVALAANPQAKGKGVLVAMDDLVIAARDVTKRNVHQTDTFQSANDNYLGEINYGDFRELRIISKKHTVNSGFTLSKDTNSLPRVAIIYANQNMSGDIIRSAADLGYDGLVIAGVGDGNMSESALDAVKDVIQEGVPVVRASRIPSGFIKRNNEINDDEIGTVTADDLLPQKARILLKFAITKTKNPKQLQEYFYNY; translated from the coding sequence ATGCATTACATCAAATCGCACGCACAAGCAGCCTTCATGACTGCTCTGAGCTTCGCTATCGTCCTAAGTGTCGTTTATGTTTACGCACAAGACTCTGTTGAGTCACAGACTCGATACGAGCAGCCAGACCCAAAACCCGATTTACCTAATATCACGATTATTGCGACAGGTGGGACGATTGCTGGTGTGGGCGAAAGCAATACATCTGCTACTTACCAGCCCGGACAGCTCGGCATTGTCACACTCATAGAAGCCGTACCACAAATTAAAAATGTAGCCAATATTTCAGGCATTCAGTTCTCTCAAATTTCTTCACAAAACATGACGGATGATTATCTCATTAAGCTTACCCATCAAGTCAACGAGCTTCTTTCGCATTCAGATATTGATGGCGTCGTCATCACACATGGCACAGATACACTAGAAGAAACAGCATACTTCCTCAATCTTGCAGTTGACTCCGACAAACCAATCATCGTCGTTGGTTCCATGCGTCCAGCCACATCGCTATCAGCCGATGGCCCACTCAATCTATACAATGCTGTCGCACTCGCAGCGAACCCGCAAGCGAAAGGTAAGGGCGTACTAGTCGCAATGGATGACTTGGTCATTGCAGCACGCGATGTGACCAAACGTAACGTTCACCAAACCGATACATTCCAATCCGCGAATGACAACTATCTCGGTGAAATTAACTACGGCGATTTTCGTGAACTTCGCATCATCAGCAAAAAGCACACAGTTAACAGTGGCTTCACGCTTTCCAAAGACACAAACTCATTGCCTCGCGTTGCAATCATTTATGCCAATCAGAATATGTCCGGCGATATCATTAGGTCTGCAGCAGACTTAGGCTATGATGGCCTCGTTATTGCTGGCGTTGGAGATGGTAACATGTCAGAATCCGCACTTGATGCGGTTAAGGACGTTATTCAGGAAGGCGTCCCTGTTGTCAGGGCATCTCGTATCCCAAGTGGTTTTATCAAACGCAACAACGAAATTAATGATGACGAGATCGGCACTGTTACAGCTGATGATCTTCTCCCACAAAAAGCACGCATACTCCTCAAATTCGCAATTACTAAAACCAAAAATCCAAAGCAATTACAAGAGTATTTCTATAACTACTAA
- a CDS encoding RNA polymerase sigma factor has translation MTKSINDLAIMTKSGSNDAANELYYELRRYLAGTIKSRSIPGMDEDDIYHEIYALIITNGLEQWRGDSSFGTYCTSIAKRKLIDLWRASHAAKRITLDIALSIDAEREGDGGRIADNIVDNSIGRSCDEKLGELAGLLERVRDLGVLSDYEEETILYRGEGWKVKEIAGKMSRSRRSVSNAIQRARRKCVFVSKISSENSSELLQQRKQRSRPMAKPISPRRRRLYDPHQLVFDFLLAS, from the coding sequence ATGACAAAATCAATAAACGATCTTGCGATCATGACGAAATCGGGGTCGAATGACGCAGCGAATGAACTCTATTATGAGCTTCGCCGATATTTAGCTGGCACAATCAAGTCACGTTCAATCCCCGGTATGGACGAGGACGATATTTACCACGAAATTTATGCCCTCATCATCACAAACGGCCTAGAGCAGTGGCGGGGGGATTCATCGTTCGGGACATACTGCACATCAATTGCGAAAAGAAAGCTGATTGACCTTTGGCGAGCATCACACGCCGCGAAGCGAATCACGCTTGATATTGCTCTGTCGATTGATGCTGAGCGTGAGGGTGATGGGGGGCGCATCGCGGACAATATTGTGGATAACTCGATCGGCCGTAGCTGCGATGAAAAGCTGGGGGAGTTGGCTGGGCTGTTGGAGCGAGTGCGCGACCTTGGGGTATTGAGCGATTATGAGGAAGAAACGATTCTGTATCGAGGAGAAGGGTGGAAGGTGAAGGAGATAGCGGGCAAGATGAGCAGAAGTCGCCGTTCGGTATCGAATGCGATCCAAAGGGCACGCCGCAAGTGTGTTTTTGTATCGAAAATTAGCTCTGAAAATAGCTCAGAATTGCTACAGCAACGGAAACAACGGTCACGACCAATGGCAAAGCCCATCTCACCCAGACGGAGGCGGCTTTACGATCCGCATCAGCTCGTCTTTGATTTTCTTCTAGCATCGTAA
- a CDS encoding efflux RND transporter periplasmic adaptor subunit: MKARLLIFSVFGAFIAIIVLIGYLRSGNSYDLQPPQIKNAVPVKSLQIKKSPYVMTESFFGLIEPDSQVEMGFQISGRIAQIGDQFQQNLLSRGDTISKGETLAKLEQDRYIAQLAAAKASIEQSKAALSACDAAIADAEARLADAIIESKRVVKLKKSNAATQREMERSQLAETLAQVAVENAKAKKLEAVAMKESATAAYEVAKVNLQDTTLLAPIDGTIATIPAELGQMVSPQDNIVTLVDISKVKLDIGVVERKLGLLKLGQEVDVYIEALRSDTRRKGNDDGLIKRKGVVATIPPMANNISGLFNIDVDIDNSDGLLRPGMIGRADVKIRTVKAYAIPADAVRKKGSRIIAFVAEADTGAGTVRAKRLEIEPDYIDNANYLIIDLPMDNVTLLTEGNSVLIDGEVVRISDTQSEDPSMNEVTITANEREASNTP, encoded by the coding sequence ATGAAAGCCAGACTTTTGATTTTTTCAGTATTTGGTGCATTCATCGCAATCATCGTTTTGATTGGATACCTGCGATCTGGTAATTCATATGATTTACAACCCCCTCAAATTAAAAATGCAGTTCCAGTCAAAAGTCTCCAAATTAAGAAAAGCCCATATGTCATGACTGAATCATTCTTCGGTCTGATTGAGCCAGATTCACAAGTTGAAATGGGATTTCAAATCTCCGGCCGAATCGCGCAGATTGGCGATCAATTTCAGCAAAACTTACTCAGCAGAGGCGATACCATTTCCAAAGGCGAGACGCTTGCGAAACTTGAACAGGATCGTTACATCGCTCAGTTAGCCGCCGCCAAAGCTTCGATAGAACAATCAAAGGCAGCACTGAGCGCATGTGATGCCGCAATCGCGGACGCTGAAGCTCGACTTGCCGATGCCATTATTGAAAGCAAACGTGTCGTCAAACTTAAAAAAAGTAATGCTGCAACTCAACGTGAAATGGAACGATCTCAATTAGCGGAAACATTAGCTCAAGTTGCGGTCGAAAATGCGAAGGCGAAAAAACTTGAAGCCGTTGCTATGAAAGAGTCCGCAACTGCTGCATATGAAGTGGCCAAAGTTAATCTTCAAGACACGACTCTTTTAGCGCCAATTGATGGCACGATTGCGACCATCCCCGCAGAATTAGGTCAAATGGTTTCGCCGCAAGACAATATTGTCACTTTAGTTGATATCAGCAAAGTTAAGCTTGATATCGGTGTAGTTGAGCGCAAACTTGGCTTACTCAAGTTAGGCCAAGAAGTTGATGTTTACATTGAAGCGTTGAGAAGTGATACACGCCGGAAAGGCAATGACGATGGTTTGATCAAACGTAAAGGTGTGGTCGCAACGATCCCACCAATGGCAAACAATATTTCAGGTTTATTTAATATTGATGTAGATATTGACAATAGCGATGGCTTACTCAGACCGGGAATGATCGGCAGAGCAGATGTAAAAATCCGAACAGTTAAAGCGTATGCGATCCCCGCAGATGCAGTCCGCAAGAAGGGAAGTAGAATTATTGCATTCGTCGCAGAAGCGGATACCGGTGCAGGCACAGTCAGAGCAAAACGTCTAGAAATTGAGCCAGATTATATAGATAACGCAAACTATTTAATCATCGATCTTCCAATGGACAATGTTACACTTCTCACTGAAGGTAATTCAGTTTTAATTGATGGCGAGGTGGTTCGTATCAGTGATACTCAATCGGAAGACCCCAGCATGAACGAGGTCACGATTACTGCTAATGAACGCGAAGCGAGTAACACACCATAA